A window of the Barnesiella propionica genome harbors these coding sequences:
- a CDS encoding helix-turn-helix domain-containing protein has translation MERLENEIKCLKRFILLLFLLSCTVSGSFAGENLRQLLDLVYDLSAESDDAYRLLDSVKLLSKKDNYKNIHWLELEYANAYVDSRRQRTRESIQKLEKLFHNDSVQSNPDWYMKVTGLLANEYYMLNLVGKSMKYSLLNMKKAQAVNDLGMCANAYMQQYMLHRLTGNMREAESLINKALPLFENMSDSERNSYMVSGLKLQAYFYMCDKQFDKVDEISRKLLKLISALKPSECYGTELDTQEHFDARLLEAYLIRAIALKKNGKFKLAEKHYRLAIEIEQRRSGRLSAEISWLMLYYLISGNRWDESLTLAHRFESSIMDIDSININNIFIKRELCKIYSGFEDYETAYKMQVIYNNLTDSLLARENYGRMMEVLSIYKSIENDHDIYAQRVKIVRQRISFSMLLLFVFLMLGIWVQQKTNSRLLIRKNKVLESKINEFRKDYQVHNRIKEKTLLLKKQADSFVRGTGHLLQKPELYGKNKSADLLAIYQSLEKYMKQSFRNPGLTRDVAAQHLGTNRTYISEALNRCTGLTFNNYLISLRLDYACVLLADPHKYTIEAISTECGFKTTRTFYRLFREKFGFSPSQYRSTIKNRE, from the coding sequence ATGGAACGATTAGAAAATGAGATAAAGTGCCTAAAACGGTTTATCCTGCTATTGTTCCTGCTTTCCTGCACTGTTTCCGGTTCTTTTGCAGGAGAGAATTTAAGACAGCTTCTTGATCTGGTGTATGATCTGTCTGCAGAATCGGACGATGCATACCGGTTGTTGGATAGCGTGAAGCTTCTTTCGAAAAAAGATAATTATAAAAATATCCATTGGCTGGAACTGGAATATGCAAATGCCTATGTCGATTCCAGACGACAAAGAACCCGGGAATCCATACAGAAGCTTGAAAAGCTTTTTCATAATGATTCTGTCCAGAGTAATCCGGATTGGTATATGAAGGTAACGGGATTATTGGCAAATGAATATTATATGCTGAACCTGGTCGGTAAATCCATGAAGTATTCTCTTTTGAATATGAAAAAAGCGCAAGCGGTGAATGATTTAGGGATGTGTGCCAATGCTTATATGCAGCAATATATGTTACATCGTTTAACGGGAAATATGCGTGAAGCCGAATCATTGATTAATAAAGCGTTGCCATTGTTTGAAAATATGTCTGATTCCGAACGTAATTCTTATATGGTGTCCGGTCTTAAGTTACAGGCATATTTTTATATGTGTGACAAACAGTTCGATAAAGTAGACGAGATAAGCCGGAAACTTTTGAAACTTATAAGTGCGCTTAAACCTTCGGAATGTTATGGAACAGAACTTGACACTCAGGAACATTTTGATGCCCGTCTGCTGGAAGCTTATCTTATCCGGGCTATAGCGTTGAAAAAAAACGGAAAATTCAAATTGGCTGAAAAACATTATCGTCTGGCTATAGAAATAGAGCAAAGACGTTCCGGAAGGCTAAGTGCAGAAATAAGCTGGTTAATGTTATATTATCTTATATCGGGCAATCGTTGGGATGAATCACTGACCTTGGCACATAGATTCGAATCGTCCATTATGGATATTGATTCTATAAACATTAATAATATTTTTATTAAAAGGGAGTTATGCAAAATATACTCTGGATTTGAAGATTATGAGACGGCTTACAAGATGCAAGTCATTTATAATAATTTAACCGACAGTCTATTAGCCAGAGAAAATTATGGCCGTATGATGGAAGTCCTTTCTATATATAAGTCTATAGAAAATGACCATGATATTTATGCTCAGAGAGTGAAAATAGTCCGTCAGCGTATTTCGTTCAGTATGCTGTTACTTTTTGTGTTTTTGATGCTCGGTATATGGGTACAGCAAAAAACTAATAGTCGGTTATTAATAAGAAAGAACAAAGTTCTGGAATCGAAAATAAATGAATTCAGAAAAGATTACCAGGTTCATAACCGGATTAAAGAAAAAACTTTATTGTTGAAGAAACAGGCAGATTCTTTCGTACGTGGAACCGGTCATTTGCTACAAAAGCCGGAATTATACGGCAAAAATAAATCTGCCGATCTTTTAGCAATTTATCAGTCGCTGGAAAAATATATGAAACAATCATTTCGGAATCCCGGTCTTACACGGGATGTTGCGGCGCAACATCTGGGCACGAATCGTACATATATCAGTGAAGCATTGAACCGATGTACCGGACTTACTTTTAATAATTATCTTATATCCCTAAGACTTGATTATGCATGTGTGTTGTTAGCCGATCCTCATAAGTATACGATAGAAGCCATATCAACCGAATGCGGGTTTAAAACGACCCGGACCTTTTATCGTTTATTCCGGGAGAAATTCGGATTCAGCCCTTCTCAATATCGTTCTACTATAAAGAATAGAGAATAG